Within the Nicotiana tabacum cultivar K326 chromosome 11, ASM71507v2, whole genome shotgun sequence genome, the region ATTCAAGGGCACAGGGGTTTGGAAAATGCCTACTGGTGTTGTTGATGAGGTGAATGACGATTTCGAATCCTTTTCCTATTTATTCGTAATAAATTGCAACAaaattctcacaaaatcaaaatcTTCCAAACAACAGGGGGAAGATATATGTGTTGCTGCTGTAAGAGAAGTGCAAGAAGAAACCGGAGTAAGTTCAATACTAAAGCTTGATGTTAAGCCAATATATATAAGTATCTAACTATATTTTCataatttcattttaaaaaaactttttggCGTTATATTATGATTTGCAGATCAAAGCAGAATTTATAGAGTTACTTGCATTCAGGTAATATATAGGAACATTTCCAGTActagggtttttttttttcagATCAAAGCAGAATTACTTCTGTTTTggcactaagacttagatttaatTTTATTACAGGCAAAGCCATAAATCATTCTTCGGGAAGTCCGATTTGTTCTTTGTTTGCATGTTGAACCCACTCTCTTATAAAATCCAGAAGCAAGATTCTGAAATTAAGGGAGCACAGGTGCGACTTTCTATTACCAATTGCGGCTGAATTTTCCTTAAATTGTTCTAACTCAAATTGACATGGTGGTGTATGATAATGATATGAGTTGAGTTTAAAGAAAGGTAAGTGAAGATTCATATAGTCGACCCAACTTGTTTAAGTTTGTGACTGAGGCgcagttgttgttgttttttaatTGACATGGTGGTCTAATTATTCATCTATATGTCTTGACCATGGAAAAAGATTaattagttttagttttttggAGTGGGGAGATTTTGTAGGTGAAATAATATATGATTGGCTTTTATTAAGATTATTAAACAAGATTTTAAGTCTTTATTTATGCTAAAAGATTTCTTATTTTGATAGTCTTATTCACTTTTTAATATTCGCAGTGGATGGATATGGAGGAATATGCAGCTCAACCCTTTGTAAAGAAGCATGAGATGTTCAATAAAATAGCAGAGATTTGCTTAGCtaaaaagaagaacaaatacaACGGCTTCTCCAAAGAGCTTATGACTTCTGCATTTTCTGCAAAGAAGAATTATCTATACTTCAACCATTAGCAATTATTAACATTATCTTAAAGGGTTGAA harbors:
- the LOC107798591 gene encoding nudix hydrolase 10-like isoform X2, producing MANLLEINGVFEADEDAYDGVKVQINEPMDSNHFVTMLRASISQWRIQGKRGVWIKLPIDHANLVNAAVKEGFWYHHAEPTYLMLVYWIPEIPHTIPANASHRVGIGALVMNDNGEVLVVQEKNGAFKGTGVWKMPTGVVDEGEDICVAAVREVQEETGIKAEFIELLAFRQSHKSFFGKSDLFFVCMLNPLSYKIQKQDSEIKGAQWMDMEEYAAQPFVKKHEMFNKIAEICLAKKKNKYNGFSKELMTSAFSAKKNYLYFNH
- the LOC107798591 gene encoding nudix hydrolase 10-like isoform X1, translating into MANLLEINGVFEADEDAYDGVKVQINEPMDSNHFVTMLRASISQWRIQGKRGVWIKLPIDHANLVNAAVKEGFWYHHAEPTYLMLVYWIPEIPHTIPANASHRVGIGALVMNDNGEVLVVQEKNGAFKGTGVWKMPTGVVDEVNDDFESFSYLFVINCNKILTKSKSSKQQGEDICVAAVREVQEETGIKAEFIELLAFRQSHKSFFGKSDLFFVCMLNPLSYKIQKQDSEIKGAQWMDMEEYAAQPFVKKHEMFNKIAEICLAKKKNKYNGFSKELMTSAFSAKKNYLYFNH